A genomic stretch from Thauera sp. GDN1 includes:
- a CDS encoding Do family serine endopeptidase, whose protein sequence is MRRLWLIFAQAVTVSVAVLFVLNTLKPEWLRKATPAAVVAILEAPAGAERSPAAGSYAPAAQQSMPAVVHIFTSKAGRSQRHPLFDDPLFRHFFGERPENDPGQRESGLGSGVIVSPDGYVLTNNHVIETADAIEVALNDGRKFAARLIGRDPETDLAVLRIESDAVLPAITFSGNDSLAVGDVVLAIGNPFGVGQTVTMGIVSALGRSQLGINTFENYIQTDAAINPGNSGGALVDSAGHLVGINTAIYSRSGGSLGIGFAIPVSIARTVLEQIVATGEVVRGWVGVEIQDLTPELAESFGYRDTVGALIAGVLRGSPADRAGVRPGDVLIALDGQAVQDPRAMLDMVAALPPGKTAVFRVRRGSEELDLSVEVGRRPTPAANR, encoded by the coding sequence ATGCGCCGCTTGTGGCTCATCTTCGCGCAGGCCGTGACCGTCAGCGTCGCGGTGCTGTTCGTGCTCAACACGCTGAAGCCCGAATGGCTGCGCAAGGCCACGCCCGCGGCCGTCGTCGCCATCCTCGAGGCCCCGGCGGGCGCCGAACGCAGCCCGGCCGCCGGCTCCTATGCCCCCGCCGCGCAGCAGTCGATGCCTGCAGTGGTGCACATCTTCACCAGCAAGGCCGGCCGCAGCCAGCGCCATCCCCTGTTCGACGATCCGCTGTTCCGCCACTTCTTCGGCGAGCGCCCCGAAAACGACCCCGGCCAGCGCGAATCGGGCCTCGGCTCCGGCGTCATCGTCAGCCCCGACGGCTACGTGCTGACCAACAACCACGTCATCGAGACGGCCGACGCGATCGAGGTCGCCCTCAACGACGGGCGCAAGTTCGCCGCCAGGCTGATCGGCCGCGACCCGGAAACCGATCTCGCCGTGCTGCGCATCGAGAGCGACGCGGTGCTGCCGGCGATCACCTTCTCGGGGAACGACAGCCTCGCGGTCGGCGACGTGGTGCTGGCGATCGGCAACCCCTTCGGCGTCGGCCAGACGGTGACCATGGGGATCGTCTCGGCGCTCGGGCGCAGCCAGCTCGGCATCAACACCTTCGAGAACTACATCCAGACCGACGCCGCGATCAACCCCGGCAACTCGGGCGGGGCGCTGGTCGACAGTGCCGGCCACCTCGTCGGCATCAACACCGCGATCTATTCGCGCTCGGGCGGCTCGCTCGGCATCGGTTTCGCGATTCCGGTGTCGATCGCGCGCACCGTTCTCGAACAGATCGTCGCCACCGGCGAGGTCGTACGTGGCTGGGTGGGGGTCGAGATCCAGGACCTGACGCCCGAACTGGCCGAATCCTTCGGTTACCGCGACACGGTCGGCGCGCTGATCGCCGGCGTGCTGCGCGGCAGCCCCGCCGATCGCGCCGGCGTGCGTCCGGGCGACGTGCTGATCGCCCTAGACGGCCAGGCGGTACAGGACCCACGGGCGATGCTCGACATGGTCGCCGCGCTGCCGCCGGGCAAGACCGCGGTGTTCAGGGTACGGCGCGGCAGCGAGGAGCTCGACCTCAGCGTCGAGGTCGGCAGGCGCCCGACCCCGGCGGCGAACCGCTGA
- a CDS encoding Nif3-like dinuclear metal center hexameric protein, with protein MQLIELRNHLDTLLDTQRLKDYCPNGLQVEGRPEVSRVLCGVTASQALLDRAVAGGHDAVFVHHGLFWKGEDGRVTGFRRQRLRALLANDISLFAYHLPLDVHPELGNNAQLGKRMGWQGEGRFADQDLGWIGRPAEPGQSADAIARALAQTLGRAPLLVGDGRRAVRRVAWCTGGAQGYFEQAILAGADLYVSGEISEQTVHLARESGVPYIAAGHHATERYGAQAIAAYLTDELGLEAEFVDLDNPV; from the coding sequence ATGCAACTCATCGAGCTCAGGAATCATCTCGACACCCTGCTCGACACCCAGCGGCTCAAGGATTATTGCCCAAACGGTCTGCAAGTGGAAGGACGGCCCGAGGTGAGCCGCGTGCTGTGCGGTGTGACCGCGAGCCAGGCGCTGCTCGACCGTGCTGTCGCCGGCGGTCATGACGCCGTCTTCGTGCATCACGGCCTGTTCTGGAAGGGGGAGGACGGCCGTGTCACCGGCTTCCGGCGCCAGCGCCTGCGCGCGCTGCTGGCCAACGACATCAGCCTGTTCGCCTATCACCTGCCGCTGGACGTGCATCCGGAGCTCGGCAACAACGCCCAGCTCGGAAAGCGCATGGGCTGGCAGGGCGAAGGCCGCTTCGCCGACCAGGACCTGGGCTGGATCGGCCGGCCGGCCGAGCCCGGCCAGTCTGCGGATGCGATTGCGCGCGCGCTGGCGCAGACGCTCGGTCGCGCGCCGCTGCTGGTCGGCGACGGGCGGCGTGCGGTCCGCCGCGTGGCCTGGTGCACCGGCGGTGCCCAGGGCTACTTCGAGCAGGCCATCCTGGCCGGGGCCGATCTCTACGTGTCGGGCGAGATCTCCGAGCAGACGGTGCATCTGGCGCGCGAATCCGGCGTCCCCTACATCGCCGCCGGCCATCACGCCACCGAGCGCTACGGCGCCCAGGCCATCGCCGCCTACCTCACCGACGAGCTCGGCCTGGAAGCCGAGTTCGTCGATCTCGACAATCCGGTCTAG